GCCAGACACAACCCGAGAAATCAAATTCACTTAATCTCTAAACTAAGTAGGACAATTCTTTTCATACCTATATCTGTTATTAGTTTGTTGATGTACCTGACTATAACTTTACCACTGCTGCCAGGTGTGAGCAACGATGAGAGTCACATGTGGATCTGTAAGCCCACGGGTCTGAACCAGGGCAGAGGGATCTTTCTGCTGAAGAACCAGGAGGACGTAGCTGCTTTCAGACTGAAGCTGCAGCACAAGGAGGACAGCCACGCCAACAGGAAGATGCACCACCGCCAGCCTCAGGCTCGCATTGTCCAACAGTAGGTGAACATGTAATACTAATGGGTTGTTAAAATCATTATcatgacacatttttatgtctCCAAAAAGGCAACATCTTCTTGTTGACATGTGagaaaactgcaattttttagAGAAACTTGAATGTTGCTATTAAAATTGTCTTGAAGgtaaactgacatttttccttcAGTTACATCCAGAGTCCGCTGCTCCTGAGAGGGAAAAAGTTTGACGTGCGCTCTTACCTGCTGATCGCCTGCACTGCACCTTACATGGTCTTCTTTCGCCACGGATATGTGCGACTGACCTGTGACCTCTACGACCCCAGCTCCGACAACCTTTCTGCTCACTTGACCAATCAGGTACACCTAATACTGTACAGACACTGCCATATCCAGGGTTAAGTAAAAGGAAATGTTCAAGGGATAATTTCACAGTCTGTGAGACCTTTTTGCAACCCCTTGCCCTTATGAGCATTAGAACAGTTTTTGCTTGTTGTAATAACTCCCTGTTTTCatactgtctttaaaaaggtgACTTTCAAATTTTATATATGAAAGTTTTAGATCAGGACAGAAATCACTGTGTTTTAGGGgggagtttaaccctttgaaacctcgacatcagttttctcaggCCAGCAACAAGGGCCACAGATACGCCTTTGCCTTTCATGACCATTTAAAACTTTTcatatacatgtatgtatgtatgtgtgtgtgcgtgtgtgtgtgtgtgtgtgtgtgtgtgtgtgtgtgtgtgtgtgtttgtttgttttttttacttttatttatttattgatttatcttTTGGTGAATTCAAGGTTTTTTCTTCTAagttttgggtattttttttgttaagtggTTCATTGCcctctccatgttttttgatTAGCTTAGGTTTCGAAGGGTTTAAGTCTGTCATTCATTCACTAGCTTAAAGCAAAGATTCAGATTTTGATACTTTAACTCTCATTAGAGAATATTTCATGAGCATGTTAATTGTTAAAGCTATTTAAAGGCATGTAACACGTGCCTGCGTAAActcacatttaacaaaaattaaaaacaaaatcattcatGATAATGTTTGACAGACATTTGCTTCCAAACCCTCTTTGCAATGAGTTGTTTCCAGAGAGGCTGAATAAGTCAAGCCTTAGCTTTAGCACTAACTGTCTCTCTGCTCTTGCTGACTGCTTCATGTGTCTCTGATCcccctgc
The window above is part of the Plectropomus leopardus isolate mb unplaced genomic scaffold, YSFRI_Pleo_2.0 unplaced_scaffold22795, whole genome shotgun sequence genome. Proteins encoded here:
- the ttll10 gene encoding protein polyglycylase TTLL10, producing the protein VSNDESHMWICKPTGLNQGRGIFLLKNQEDVAAFRLKLQHKEDSHANRKMHHRQPQARIVQHYIQSPLLLRGKKFDVRSYLLIACTAPYMVFFRHGYVRLTCDLYDPSSDNLSAHLTNQYMQKKNPLYSQLKEDTVWSMESFNTYVNDRFQVAKGLPRDWVLGAFA